In the genome of Myxococcus stipitatus, one region contains:
- a CDS encoding cytochrome B6 — MEPSLFDRPHIAIAVMGLLLMDSGAVQAQEPPTPPARGATSYMPVDQTEPFAQVMSRMKADKPKIAARHQQLLTQRYDLANRPAQGVTMSRGKAVQEGVRVKLPQGVTWASLAAMTPEAIREKGLFPAGFMPLPHPNHPEGGMLFPKFHIDEIKRQEARDLTRFDLDFDLPDHVLPEFPPPIFLTTRPDLGDVSQGKVVTIMNHQELFNGLLNPKQLEGLRLLVTPFPQQQFNQTSDRRSELASRGVTCFDCHVNGHSNGSTHLVGDIRPQEFRHRIDTPTLRGVNIQRLFGSQRALKTVEDFTEFEQRAAYFDGDPVIATKKGVNILERGSQVHFMAEFEALLDFPPAPKLRVVDGKLDPKKATESETRGQALFFGKAQCSVCHTPPYYTDNLMHNLKAERFYKPRVVNGAMMGADGPIKTFPLRGIKESPPYLHDGRLLTLEDTVEFFNLVLETRLSDQEKKDLVAFMRVL; from the coding sequence ATGGAGCCGTCTCTGTTCGACCGTCCGCATATCGCAATCGCTGTCATGGGGCTGCTCTTGATGGACTCTGGAGCCGTCCAGGCCCAGGAGCCCCCCACCCCTCCGGCACGCGGCGCCACCAGCTACATGCCGGTGGACCAGACGGAGCCCTTCGCCCAGGTCATGTCCCGGATGAAGGCCGACAAGCCGAAGATCGCCGCCCGGCACCAACAACTCCTCACCCAGCGCTATGACCTGGCGAACCGGCCGGCCCAGGGCGTCACCATGAGCCGAGGCAAGGCCGTGCAGGAGGGCGTGCGCGTCAAGCTCCCACAAGGTGTCACCTGGGCGAGCCTGGCCGCCATGACGCCGGAGGCCATCCGCGAGAAGGGCCTCTTCCCCGCGGGCTTCATGCCCCTGCCCCATCCGAACCATCCGGAAGGAGGCATGCTCTTCCCCAAGTTCCACATCGATGAAATCAAGCGGCAGGAGGCCCGGGACCTCACGCGCTTCGACCTGGACTTCGACCTGCCGGACCACGTGCTGCCGGAGTTCCCGCCGCCCATCTTCCTCACCACGCGGCCGGACCTGGGCGACGTGTCCCAGGGCAAGGTCGTCACCATCATGAACCATCAGGAGCTGTTCAACGGCCTCCTGAATCCCAAGCAGCTCGAGGGCCTGCGGCTGCTCGTCACGCCCTTTCCCCAGCAGCAGTTCAACCAGACATCGGACCGCCGCTCGGAGCTCGCCAGCCGGGGCGTGACGTGCTTCGACTGTCACGTCAACGGCCACTCCAATGGCTCCACCCACCTGGTGGGAGACATCCGGCCCCAGGAGTTCCGTCACCGCATCGACACGCCCACCCTGCGCGGGGTGAACATCCAGCGCCTGTTCGGCTCGCAGCGGGCCCTCAAGACGGTGGAGGACTTCACCGAGTTCGAGCAGCGCGCGGCCTACTTCGACGGAGACCCGGTCATCGCCACGAAGAAGGGCGTCAACATCCTCGAGCGCGGCAGCCAGGTGCACTTCATGGCGGAGTTCGAGGCGCTCCTGGACTTCCCCCCGGCGCCCAAGCTGCGCGTCGTCGACGGGAAGCTGGACCCGAAGAAGGCCACCGAGTCGGAGACGCGCGGACAGGCGCTCTTCTTCGGCAAGGCGCAGTGCTCCGTGTGTCACACGCCGCCGTATTACACGGACAACCTGATGCACAACCTGAAGGCGGAGCGCTTCTACAAGCCGCGCGTGGTGAACGGGGCGATGATGGGCGCCGATGGCCCCATCAAGACCTTCCCCCTGCGCGGCATCAAGGAGAGTCCACCGTATCTCCACGACGGACGCCTCCTGACGCTGGAGGACACCGTCGAGTTCTTCAACCTCGTGTTGGAGACCCGCCTCAGTGACCAGGAGAAGAAGGACCTGGTCGCCTTCATGCGCGTGCTCTGA
- a CDS encoding glycosyltransferase family 4 protein, whose protein sequence is MVTSPPRIAFAIETTLGNAVFLQNLKRAMSQRTDIEPVWLPIDEHADDVWEHLPLVRSRLSLRGGLRARTALQRAAEQGVIQAAVVHTQRMAHLVHDFMNRVPSVISTDATPSGLETYLRYYGLRSQHVGWVGRAKNALHRRTYAVAKGMLSFSEYTKRSLVEEYGVPGSRVHVAWPSVDTELWRPNPGRKAGDGLVRLLFVGGDLDRKGGLLLLRWARETRLRGWRLDLVTSQSFEAPPGVHIHVGLKPNSPELIGLAQAADLFVLPTLADMSSWAIAEAKAAGVAVVTTPMGGVGELVRDGVDGRIVPVGDYAALSSVLDGLVARPEALRAMGQEARRMAEERMDLRTTCDRMISFIRDVTGV, encoded by the coding sequence ATGGTGACGTCTCCCCCTCGCATCGCGTTCGCCATCGAAACGACGCTCGGCAACGCCGTCTTCCTCCAGAACCTCAAGCGCGCGATGTCGCAACGCACGGACATCGAGCCGGTGTGGCTGCCCATCGACGAGCACGCCGATGACGTGTGGGAACACCTGCCGCTGGTGCGCTCGCGCCTGTCGCTGCGTGGGGGGCTGCGCGCGCGCACCGCGCTCCAGCGCGCGGCCGAGCAGGGCGTGATTCAAGCCGCCGTCGTCCACACGCAGCGCATGGCGCACCTGGTCCATGACTTCATGAACCGCGTGCCCAGCGTCATCTCCACCGACGCCACCCCCAGCGGCCTGGAGACCTACCTGCGCTACTACGGGCTGCGCTCGCAGCACGTCGGCTGGGTGGGCCGGGCCAAGAACGCGCTCCACCGCCGCACCTACGCCGTGGCGAAGGGCATGCTGTCGTTCTCCGAGTACACCAAGCGCTCGCTCGTGGAGGAGTACGGCGTCCCGGGCTCGCGCGTCCACGTCGCCTGGCCCAGCGTGGACACGGAGCTGTGGCGTCCGAATCCGGGACGCAAGGCGGGCGATGGCCTGGTGCGCCTGCTCTTCGTGGGGGGGGACCTGGACCGCAAGGGCGGCCTGCTGCTCCTGCGCTGGGCCCGGGAGACGCGCCTGCGTGGCTGGCGGCTGGACCTGGTGACGTCCCAGTCCTTCGAGGCGCCGCCGGGCGTCCACATCCACGTGGGCCTGAAGCCCAACTCGCCCGAGCTGATTGGCCTGGCCCAGGCCGCGGACCTGTTCGTGCTGCCCACCCTGGCGGACATGTCGTCCTGGGCCATCGCGGAGGCGAAGGCCGCGGGCGTCGCGGTGGTGACCACGCCCATGGGGGGCGTGGGCGAGCTGGTGCGCGACGGCGTGGACGGCCGCATCGTCCCCGTGGGGGACTACGCGGCGCTCTCGAGCGTGCTGGACGGGCTGGTGGCCAGGCCCGAGGCCCTGCGTGCGATGGGCCAGGAGGCCCGCCGCATGGCCGAGGAGCGCATGGACCTGCGCACCACGTGTGATCGGATGATCAGCTTCATCCGCGACGTCACGGGCGTCTGA
- a CDS encoding acyl-CoA thioesterase, with protein sequence MTAESETSPQRIAPGLITEARLIEMVFPEQTNHYGTLFGGQALALMDKAAFIVASRYARRTVVTASSERVDFHVPVREGQLVELVTRIISTGRTSMTVEVDLFAEDLLTGDRQLGTRGRFVLVALDAHGKPTHVPPLPSSQMAPAGG encoded by the coding sequence ATGACCGCCGAGTCCGAGACCTCTCCCCAGCGAATCGCCCCGGGACTCATCACCGAAGCCCGCCTCATCGAGATGGTCTTCCCGGAGCAGACCAACCACTACGGCACCCTCTTCGGCGGCCAGGCCCTGGCCCTGATGGACAAGGCCGCCTTCATCGTCGCGTCCCGCTATGCCCGACGGACGGTGGTCACCGCGAGCAGCGAGCGCGTGGACTTCCATGTCCCCGTGCGCGAGGGGCAGCTCGTGGAGCTCGTCACCCGCATCATCTCCACGGGGCGCACCTCCATGACGGTGGAGGTGGACCTCTTCGCGGAGGACCTCCTCACCGGAGACCGGCAGCTCGGCACGCGGGGGCGCTTTGTGCTCGTCGCGCTGGACGCCCACGGAAAGCCCACCCACGTGCCGCCCCTGCCCTCCTCCCAGATGGCTCCCGCCGGAGGGTGA
- a CDS encoding efflux RND transporter periplasmic adaptor subunit, with translation MRAPATSPSDEVVSPSKRPPSSVKRWVVGILLLLGVIAVLAGIKAAQIGAMIEAGASYAQPPESVTSVTAAAVDWQATQRAVGTVVALRGVTLGAELPGIVRDIGFQDGATVKKGQVLVQLDVSSEAAQLAGAEADAELARLTHARAKSLREQGANTPQELEAAAARATQTQAQVAHLRTLIAKKSIRAPFDGRVGIRQVELGQVISPGNPVATLHTVDPVLAEFQVPQQLLANVKSGQKVRVRVDVFPQDTWEGTLTTINPEVERSSRNVRMRATVPNTDGRLLPGMFANIDVVADTSRQVVAVPATAVLFAPYGDSVYVLVEGKDAAGKATLVANQQFVRLGERRGDFVEVVSGLKAGDTVVSSGVFKLRNGMTVVVNNALAPSTELAPQPVNP, from the coding sequence ATGCGTGCACCCGCCACGTCCCCGTCCGACGAAGTCGTCTCGCCCTCGAAGCGCCCTCCCAGCAGCGTGAAGCGCTGGGTCGTGGGCATCCTGCTCCTCCTTGGTGTCATCGCGGTGCTCGCGGGCATCAAGGCCGCCCAGATTGGAGCGATGATTGAAGCGGGCGCGTCCTACGCCCAGCCCCCCGAGTCGGTGACGTCCGTCACCGCCGCCGCCGTCGACTGGCAGGCGACACAGCGTGCGGTCGGCACCGTGGTCGCGCTCCGCGGCGTCACGCTGGGCGCCGAGCTGCCCGGCATCGTCCGCGACATCGGCTTCCAGGATGGCGCGACGGTGAAGAAGGGCCAGGTCCTGGTCCAGCTCGACGTCTCCAGCGAGGCCGCGCAGCTCGCTGGCGCCGAGGCCGACGCGGAGCTCGCCCGGCTCACCCACGCCCGCGCGAAGTCGCTGCGCGAGCAGGGCGCGAACACGCCGCAGGAGCTGGAGGCGGCCGCCGCGCGCGCCACCCAGACGCAGGCCCAGGTCGCCCACCTGCGCACCCTCATCGCCAAGAAGTCCATCCGCGCCCCGTTCGACGGCCGCGTCGGCATCCGGCAGGTGGAGCTGGGCCAGGTCATCTCCCCGGGCAACCCCGTCGCCACCCTCCACACCGTGGACCCCGTCCTCGCGGAGTTCCAGGTCCCGCAGCAGCTCCTGGCCAACGTGAAGTCCGGCCAGAAGGTGCGCGTGCGCGTGGACGTGTTCCCCCAGGACACCTGGGAGGGCACGCTCACGACCATCAACCCGGAGGTGGAGCGCTCCTCCCGGAACGTGCGCATGCGTGCGACCGTTCCCAACACGGACGGGCGGCTGCTGCCCGGCATGTTCGCCAACATCGACGTGGTCGCCGACACCAGCCGCCAGGTGGTGGCCGTGCCCGCGACGGCGGTGCTCTTCGCGCCGTACGGCGACTCCGTCTACGTGCTCGTGGAGGGCAAGGACGCCGCGGGCAAGGCCACCCTCGTCGCCAACCAGCAGTTCGTGCGGCTGGGGGAGCGCCGGGGCGACTTCGTGGAGGTCGTCTCCGGCCTGAAGGCGGGCGACACCGTGGTGAGCAGCGGCGTGTTCAAGCTGCGCAACGGCATGACCGTCGTCGTCAACAACGCGCTGGCGCCCTCCACCGAGCTCGCCCCGCAGCCGGTGAACCCGTAG
- a CDS encoding CoA-transferase subunit beta: MATETLAPPTASERMAHRAAQELRDGDVTFVGIGLPNLACNLARATHAPGLFMIYESGAVGAIPERLPVSIGDPSLVTDSLAVVGQADIFQCLLQRGLIEVGFLGGAQVDRWGNINTTVIGDYAHPKIRLPGSGGACEIAVHARRLLIVMRMSKRTFVETCDFVTSPGHRVNGRSREELGMPGGGPTRIITDLGVLDFDATGEAVLAEVYPGVTPEQVQQACGWSLRIAPTPRTAPEPDASVLRLLREKLDPKRLYL, from the coding sequence ATGGCTACTGAGACGCTGGCACCCCCGACCGCCTCCGAGCGCATGGCCCACCGCGCCGCGCAGGAGCTTCGGGACGGAGACGTCACCTTCGTGGGCATCGGACTGCCCAACCTCGCGTGCAACCTGGCGCGGGCGACCCACGCGCCGGGCCTGTTCATGATCTACGAGTCCGGCGCCGTGGGAGCCATCCCGGAGCGGCTACCCGTGTCCATCGGCGACCCGTCGCTGGTGACGGACTCGCTGGCCGTGGTGGGGCAGGCGGACATCTTCCAGTGCCTGCTCCAGCGCGGGCTCATCGAGGTGGGCTTCCTGGGCGGCGCCCAGGTGGACCGGTGGGGGAACATCAACACCACCGTCATCGGCGACTACGCCCACCCGAAGATTCGGCTCCCTGGGAGCGGCGGTGCGTGTGAAATCGCCGTGCACGCGCGGCGGCTGCTCATCGTCATGCGCATGAGCAAGCGCACCTTCGTGGAGACGTGCGACTTCGTCACCAGCCCAGGGCACCGGGTGAACGGCAGGTCTCGCGAGGAGCTGGGCATGCCAGGGGGCGGCCCCACGCGCATCATCACGGACCTGGGCGTGCTCGACTTCGACGCCACGGGAGAGGCGGTGCTCGCCGAGGTCTATCCCGGCGTCACCCCCGAGCAGGTCCAACAGGCCTGCGGCTGGTCCCTGCGCATCGCCCCGACTCCGCGCACGGCCCCCGAGCCCGATGCCTCCGTGCTGCGACTGCTGCGCGAGAAGCTCGACCCCAAGCGCCTCTACCTCTAG
- a CDS encoding adenosine deaminase → MNRLLGWTVAMALATSACNGNDEDPPVQRPAEDLTREHMESLRGNPTALATFLREMPKGGDLHSHTSGAITMEKLIQWGAEDGACVHPTTFVASNPCATGTRPLANTTTDRDFYNAVLGAWSMEGFTGPLLAAHQHFFDAFGKYGAVQTDARNDDSYADIISRAGQHNQVYVELMQGFGASTGGRLAVPLFQPTDPWDAATLLARRAQLVALPDFQVALVRQANSIAATLRGSRQLLRCGTPQADPGCDVEVRLLVSANRTAERANVFGQWVYAYELAQLVPEIVGVNLVSPEEHENSLAYYNDEMFALGTLDDFNDNTPGRKKLHVSLHAGELIPGVLKPQDQNHLRFHIRNAVKLAHAERIGHGVDVLDETDGEGVVALLKDMREAGVLVEICLSSNKVLLGVSGVDHPLSTYLAENVPVTLATDDSGILRGDITQEYIAAATVQQLDYKRLKQLARASLEHAFLEGDSLWAQRDDFTRRVTACDSDAPGADSLSSTCAGFLTAQKRAALQWKLEGQFALFEKRFAN, encoded by the coding sequence ATGAACAGACTCTTGGGATGGACCGTCGCGATGGCGCTCGCGACGAGCGCATGCAATGGAAATGACGAGGACCCGCCCGTCCAGCGCCCCGCCGAGGACCTCACGCGGGAGCACATGGAGTCGCTCCGGGGCAACCCCACCGCGCTCGCCACCTTCCTGCGCGAGATGCCCAAGGGCGGAGACCTGCACAGCCACACCTCTGGCGCCATCACCATGGAGAAGCTCATCCAGTGGGGGGCCGAGGATGGGGCGTGTGTCCACCCCACCACCTTCGTGGCCAGCAACCCGTGCGCGACGGGGACCCGCCCCCTGGCCAACACGACGACGGACCGCGACTTCTACAACGCGGTGCTCGGCGCCTGGTCCATGGAAGGCTTCACGGGGCCCCTCCTCGCCGCGCATCAGCACTTCTTCGATGCCTTCGGCAAGTACGGCGCGGTGCAGACGGATGCACGCAATGACGACAGCTACGCGGACATCATCTCCCGGGCCGGCCAGCACAACCAGGTCTACGTGGAGTTGATGCAAGGGTTTGGGGCCTCCACGGGTGGCCGGCTCGCCGTGCCCCTGTTCCAGCCCACGGACCCGTGGGATGCGGCGACGCTGCTCGCCCGGCGCGCCCAGCTCGTCGCCCTGCCCGACTTCCAGGTGGCCCTTGTCCGCCAGGCCAACAGCATCGCCGCCACGCTGCGCGGCAGCCGCCAGCTGCTCCGCTGCGGAACGCCCCAGGCGGACCCCGGCTGTGACGTGGAGGTGCGGCTGCTGGTGTCGGCCAACCGCACGGCGGAGCGAGCCAACGTCTTTGGCCAGTGGGTGTATGCCTATGAGCTGGCCCAGCTGGTGCCCGAGATTGTCGGCGTCAACCTGGTCTCCCCCGAGGAACACGAGAACTCGCTCGCGTACTACAACGACGAGATGTTCGCCCTGGGGACGCTCGACGACTTCAATGACAACACGCCCGGGCGCAAGAAGCTCCACGTCTCCCTCCACGCCGGAGAGCTGATTCCCGGAGTGCTCAAGCCCCAGGACCAGAACCACCTCCGCTTCCACATCCGCAACGCCGTGAAGCTGGCGCACGCGGAGCGGATCGGCCATGGCGTGGATGTGCTGGATGAAACAGACGGAGAGGGCGTCGTCGCGCTCCTGAAAGACATGCGCGAGGCGGGCGTCCTGGTGGAAATCTGTCTGTCATCAAACAAGGTCCTGCTGGGAGTGTCGGGGGTGGACCACCCCCTGTCCACGTACCTGGCGGAGAACGTCCCCGTCACCCTCGCGACGGATGACTCCGGAATCCTCCGTGGGGATATCACCCAGGAATACATCGCCGCCGCCACCGTCCAGCAGCTCGACTACAAGCGGCTCAAGCAACTGGCTCGCGCCAGCCTGGAACACGCCTTCCTGGAGGGAGACAGCCTCTGGGCCCAGCGCGATGATTTCACCAGGCGCGTGACGGCATGCGACAGCGACGCGCCCGGCGCGGACTCCCTGTCGTCCACCTGTGCCGGGTTCCTCACCGCCCAGAAGCGCGCGGCCTTGCAGTGGAAGCTCGAGGGCCAGTTCGCTCTTTTTGAGAAACGTTTCGCGAACTGA
- a CDS encoding acetyl ornithine aminotransferase family protein has product MNKLYPEVKVAPPGPNAQAIIAMDQRHSSPSYIKEYPLVVERGEGAWVHDVDGNRYLDFMAGIGVASTGHSHPAVVKAIHDAADRFLHICGTDFYYDSFSQLCARLASYLPEMGPKRVFLTNSGTEAVEGALKLARHHTRRQYVVAFKGGFHGRTIGAISLNSSKVAQRAFFGPLLPGVIHIPYANPYRCANGCEPYTCGDACNPALALEREWFVNHVDPREVAAIFVEPILGEGGYVVPPAGFLQHLRRICDAHGILLVFDEVQSGIGRTGRMFAAEHFKVMPDILLSAKGIASGMPLGAIIARESVMTWPRGSHGSTYGGNPVCCAAALATLDVVEGLLDSVLSTGDALQRGLRELQSRHPVIGDVRGVGLMVGAEFVDPQTREPAGAYVAALEQLAFRKGLLLLSCGKSTIRFAPPLVVGRHEVDVLLGILEQCLRELPLPSAASPRAAVAGVKL; this is encoded by the coding sequence ATGAACAAGCTCTATCCCGAAGTGAAGGTCGCGCCCCCCGGCCCCAACGCCCAGGCCATCATCGCGATGGACCAGCGCCACAGCTCTCCCTCGTACATCAAGGAGTACCCCCTGGTCGTCGAGCGGGGCGAGGGCGCGTGGGTGCACGACGTCGACGGCAACCGCTACCTCGACTTCATGGCGGGCATCGGCGTGGCGTCCACCGGCCACTCCCACCCCGCGGTGGTGAAGGCCATCCACGACGCCGCCGACCGCTTCCTCCACATCTGCGGCACCGACTTCTATTACGACTCGTTCTCCCAGCTGTGCGCGCGGCTGGCCAGCTACCTGCCGGAGATGGGCCCCAAGCGGGTCTTCCTCACCAACTCCGGCACGGAGGCGGTGGAGGGTGCGCTCAAGCTGGCGCGGCACCACACCCGGCGACAGTACGTGGTGGCCTTCAAGGGCGGCTTCCACGGCCGCACCATCGGCGCCATCTCGCTCAACTCCTCCAAGGTGGCCCAGCGCGCCTTCTTCGGCCCGCTGCTGCCCGGCGTCATCCACATCCCCTACGCGAACCCGTACCGGTGCGCCAACGGGTGTGAGCCATACACCTGCGGCGACGCGTGCAACCCGGCGCTGGCGCTGGAGCGCGAGTGGTTCGTCAACCACGTGGACCCTCGCGAGGTGGCGGCCATCTTCGTGGAGCCCATCCTGGGCGAGGGCGGCTATGTCGTGCCTCCCGCGGGCTTCCTCCAGCACCTGCGCCGCATCTGCGACGCGCACGGCATCCTGCTCGTGTTCGACGAGGTGCAGTCGGGCATCGGGCGCACCGGACGCATGTTCGCGGCCGAGCACTTCAAGGTGATGCCGGACATCCTGCTGTCCGCCAAGGGCATCGCCTCCGGCATGCCGCTGGGCGCCATCATCGCCCGGGAGTCGGTGATGACGTGGCCTCGCGGCTCGCACGGCAGCACCTACGGCGGCAACCCCGTCTGCTGCGCGGCGGCGCTGGCCACGCTGGACGTGGTGGAGGGACTGCTCGACTCCGTGCTCTCCACGGGCGACGCGCTCCAGCGCGGCCTGCGGGAGTTGCAGTCGCGCCACCCCGTCATCGGCGATGTGCGCGGCGTGGGCCTCATGGTGGGCGCGGAGTTCGTGGACCCCCAGACGCGCGAGCCCGCGGGAGCGTACGTGGCCGCGCTGGAGCAGCTCGCCTTCCGCAAGGGACTGCTGCTCCTGTCGTGCGGCAAGTCGACCATCCGCTTCGCGCCCCCGCTGGTGGTGGGCCGGCACGAGGTGGACGTCCTGCTGGGCATCCTCGAGCAGTGCCTGCGAGAGCTCCCGCTCCCCTCCGCCGCGTCCCCTCGAGCCGCCGTCGCCGGCGTGAAGCTCTGA
- a CDS encoding CoA transferase subunit A, translating to MNKLCSMREAIAASVKHGSSLVIDGFTHLICFAAGHEIIRQGIQDLTAIRLTPDLVYDQLIEAGAVRKLVFSWAGNPGVGSLHALRRRSEASSSERLELEEYSHFGLLSRLLAASAGLPFWPLSNYQGGDIARVNPSIKTVRCPYTGRELATVPALHPDVAIIHCQRADAEGNAQVWGLLGSQKEVAFAARKVIVVAEEIVPTELIRKDPNRTLVPGIIVSHVVHEPWGCHPSFVQGFHDRDNDFYVKWEDISRQPETYRAWLEEFVYGVKDRRGYLSRLESGLLDKLRAKARVCAGVDYGY from the coding sequence ATGAACAAGCTCTGTTCGATGCGAGAGGCCATCGCCGCGAGCGTGAAGCACGGCAGCTCGCTCGTGATTGATGGCTTCACCCACCTCATCTGCTTCGCCGCGGGCCACGAAATCATCCGCCAGGGCATCCAGGACCTGACGGCCATCCGCCTCACCCCGGACCTCGTCTATGACCAGCTCATCGAGGCGGGCGCGGTGCGAAAGCTCGTCTTCAGCTGGGCGGGCAACCCCGGCGTGGGCAGCCTCCACGCGCTGCGGCGGCGCAGCGAGGCGTCCTCCTCCGAGCGATTGGAGCTGGAGGAGTACTCCCACTTCGGCCTGCTGTCGCGGCTGCTCGCCGCGAGCGCGGGCCTGCCGTTCTGGCCCTTGAGCAACTACCAGGGCGGCGACATCGCCCGGGTCAATCCCTCCATCAAGACGGTGCGCTGTCCGTACACGGGAAGGGAGCTGGCCACGGTGCCCGCGCTCCATCCGGACGTGGCCATCATCCACTGCCAGCGCGCGGACGCCGAAGGCAACGCGCAGGTGTGGGGGCTGCTCGGCTCGCAGAAGGAGGTGGCCTTCGCCGCGCGCAAGGTGATTGTCGTCGCCGAGGAGATTGTCCCCACCGAGCTCATCCGCAAGGACCCCAACCGCACGCTGGTGCCGGGCATCATCGTCAGCCACGTGGTGCACGAGCCCTGGGGCTGCCACCCCAGCTTCGTGCAGGGCTTCCACGACCGGGACAACGACTTCTACGTGAAGTGGGAGGACATCTCCCGCCAGCCGGAGACCTACCGCGCCTGGCTGGAGGAGTTCGTCTACGGCGTGAAGGACCGGCGGGGCTACCTGTCGCGGCTGGAGAGCGGATTGCTCGACAAGCTCCGCGCGAAGGCGCGCGTCTGCGCGGGGGTGGACTATGGCTACTGA
- a CDS encoding thiolase family protein, which produces MVEAFIVDAVRTPIGRFRGALKSVRPDDLAAQVLRAVLQRNNVEGALVDEVFLGCANQAGEDNRNVARMALLLAGLPASVPGVTVNRLCASGLEAVIQGCRMIQVGEADLVLAGGVESMTRAPWSMPKPEEGFPSGRCEAWDTALGWRYPNPRLAQLFPLEQMGETAENVARKWGITREAQDGFALASHRKAVSAQATGAFSDERVAVEVAQPKGALARVEADEGPRADTSLEKLATLKPAFQSGGSVTAGNSSTLNDGASAVLLMSEKALRETGARPLARYVSSASVGVDPRYMGVGPVPATRKALARAGWSLDSVDLVELNEAFAAQALACLRDLELPPERVNVNGGGIALGHPLGSSGARILTTLVHAMKRQDARRGLATLCVGVGQGLAMTVERDP; this is translated from the coding sequence ATGGTCGAGGCCTTCATCGTCGACGCGGTCCGCACCCCCATCGGCAGGTTCCGAGGCGCGCTGAAGAGCGTCCGGCCCGATGACCTGGCCGCGCAGGTCCTGCGCGCCGTCCTCCAGCGCAACAACGTGGAGGGCGCCCTCGTGGACGAGGTGTTCCTCGGCTGCGCGAACCAGGCGGGCGAGGACAACCGCAACGTGGCGCGCATGGCGCTGCTGCTCGCGGGGCTTCCTGCCTCCGTGCCCGGCGTCACCGTCAACCGGCTGTGCGCCAGCGGCCTGGAGGCCGTCATCCAGGGCTGCCGCATGATTCAGGTGGGCGAGGCGGACCTCGTGCTCGCGGGCGGCGTCGAGTCCATGACGCGCGCCCCCTGGTCCATGCCCAAGCCCGAGGAGGGCTTCCCCTCCGGCAGGTGCGAGGCCTGGGACACGGCGCTGGGCTGGCGCTACCCCAATCCCCGCCTCGCGCAGCTGTTCCCCCTGGAGCAGATGGGCGAGACGGCGGAGAACGTCGCGCGCAAGTGGGGCATCACCCGCGAGGCGCAGGACGGCTTCGCGCTCGCCTCGCATCGCAAGGCGGTGTCCGCCCAGGCGACGGGCGCGTTCTCGGACGAGCGGGTCGCGGTGGAAGTCGCCCAGCCCAAGGGGGCGCTCGCGCGCGTGGAGGCCGATGAAGGACCGCGCGCCGACACGTCCCTGGAGAAGCTGGCCACGCTGAAGCCCGCCTTCCAGTCCGGAGGGAGCGTGACGGCGGGAAACTCCTCCACCCTCAACGACGGCGCCTCCGCGGTGCTGCTGATGAGCGAGAAGGCGCTGCGCGAGACAGGAGCCCGCCCCCTGGCCCGCTACGTGAGCAGCGCGAGCGTGGGGGTGGACCCGCGCTACATGGGCGTGGGCCCCGTGCCCGCCACCCGCAAGGCCCTGGCGCGCGCGGGCTGGAGCCTGGACTCCGTGGACCTGGTGGAGCTCAACGAGGCCTTCGCCGCCCAGGCCCTGGCCTGCCTCCGAGACCTCGAGCTGCCCCCGGAGCGCGTCAACGTGAACGGCGGAGGCATCGCCCTGGGCCATCCACTGGGCTCCAGCGGCGCGCGCATCCTCACCACGCTGGTGCACGCGATGAAGCGACAGGACGCACGACGGGGACTCGCGACCTTGTGTGTCGGCGTGGGCCAGGGGCTCGCGATGACCGTGGAGCGCGACCCATGA